Part of the Flavobacterium sp. KS-LB2 genome is shown below.
ACCAGCGCGGTCACTTGCTTCTAAAAGTAGCACTTTTCGTCCCTGACTTTGTAAGTGAATGGCAGCAGACAATCCAGCTAAACCAGCTCCAACAATAATTACATCTTGTTTCATGATTTTAATACTATTTGCTACAAAAATAAACCAAATTGAGTTTTTATGAGGTTTAAATAAAGAACAATTTGAAGTAAAACTTTAGTGTTTGAAAATATACACTTTCAGTATATTTGGCTTTAACTTAAAAAAATATACCGCAGATTCGCAAATTTTAAAATAATATAAATAGAATAATTTGCTAATTTGTGGTAAAGAAAGCGTTCTAACTTTACAGATTATTAATTTGCTTAATCAGACATCTCCTATCGATATGATTTTGAGCAAAGGAATCGATATTTTCTACAAGATAAGTTGCATCAATAAATCGGTTTGTTTGTCATTCCCCATTATAAAATCATGTTTATCAAAAACCACAAATCCATTTTTAGTGTAAAAATGAAGCGCTCGGTGATTTTCTTCCCAGACTCCAAGCCAAATGAAATCAACACCTGTGTCCTTTGCAATTTTTTTTACTTGATCAAGTAATAATTGACCTATATTTTTTCCATGAAAATTTTGCAAAACATAAATCCGTTGCAGTTCCAAAGCATTCTCACTTATGGTCTCGGTTTGAGCATCACTAAAGTTTATTTTTAAATACCCAACAACTTCTGCTTCTAAATAGGCTATGTAAAATTCAGAGTTCGCATTGTTCAATTCACCCGTTAATTGTTCAGTATTGAAACTTTCTTCTAGATAATTCGCAATGTTTTCGGGCGTATTTACTGAAGCAAAAGTCTCTTTGAAAGTTTGAATACTAATTTTTTGTATTTCTTCTAAATGGGATATCGTGACTTTTTTAATTTCAATTGGGTTCATAATTACAGTTAGATTGTTTTGTTTATTGGTATCAAATATAGTTTAAAACTATACATTTTTAGTACATTTCACTGTACCCACTATATTCTTTTACCGCAGATTCGCAAATTATTTATTAAACTTGGATGTGTTTAATTTGCGAATCTGTGCTAATTTTTTTTATTCTCTTTTAAACTGTCTAGACTCAAAAATAATTAAATTGGGGTACAATTTTCATTTTCTATGGCACTATTAAACAAATCAATTTAAAGATTCTTGATTTCTTGATTTCAATTACTACTTTTGAAAGAATTAATAAAAACCGCTAACCAGCGTATCGTCTATGAAAATTGTAATATCGCCAGCCAAGTCGTTGAATTTTGACAAAGAGTTACCCACTCAATTGCATACGGAACCTTTATTTTTGAAAGAATCCCGACAAGTTCATAAAGTTTTAAAAGAAAAAAAGCCTGCTGATTTATCGGATTTAATGAGTATTTCGGATAAACTGGCTGATTTGAACTGGAAACGAAACCAAGATTGGAAAACACCTTTTACAATTTCAAATGCACGTCCAGCAATTTATACTTTTGATGGTGATGTGTACATTGGGTTAGATGCTTATTCTATTCCAGAAGAAAAAATCCCCGTTTTACAAGATCGTTTAAGGATTCTTTCTGGCTTGTACGGATTATTGAAACCATTGGATTTAATCCAAGCGTACCGACTGGAAATGGGAACTAAATTACCAATTGGCGAAAGCAAAAACTTATATGAATTTTGGAAACCAACCGTTACAAAAGAACTCAATAAAGAACTTAAAAAAGGCGAGTTGTTTGTGAATTTGGCTAGTACTGAATATTTTTCGGCAATTGATGTCAAATCTTTAAAAGTTCCTGTAATCACACCGGAATTTAAAGATTATAAAAATGGGAAATTAAAGATCATCAGTTTTTTTGCCAAAAAAGCAAGAGGAATGATGGTGCGTTATATTATAGATACGAATGCGGAAACCATTGAAGATTTAAAAGGGTTCAATTACGATGGCTATCAATTTGATGCGACTCTATCAAAGGGCAATCATTTGGTTTTTACCCGTTAAAATTTTTTAAAAGAACATAAAAAACGCCGTTTTCATTGTGACAACGGCGTTTTTTATGTTTGTATTTTAATGCATCGCATCTGCAGGATTTATTTTGTTTTTTCCTTTTTTGATTAAAAGAATGAAAGGAATACAAAATAAAAACAAAGCGCCTAAGTATAAAAAAATGTCGATATACGATAATACGGAGCTTTGTACCATTACTTTATATTCAATCGCTTTATAGGCTTTTGCCAAAGCTTCATTTTCAGTATAGCCTTTGGACATGAATCCCATTTTGAGTTGTTGCACCGTTTTTTGTACTTCAAAAGAAGTGGTGTTAAGATGCGAAATAAGATTGACACGGTGTTCTTGATTGAATCGTGCAATAAAAGTGGTAATAATAGCAATACCAAAAGAACCTCCTAATTGGCGCATCATTCCCGTAAAAGCAGCTCCTTCGCCAATACTTTTTCCTTTTAAAGTGGATAGAGAAAGAGTAGAAATAGGAACAAATAATAATCCCAATCCAATTCCTCTTAATATCAATGGCCAGTATAAATGTTCTTCGCCAGAATCAGGGGTAATTACTTGTTGCATCCAATACGTAAAAAAGAAAAACAATAAAAATCCGGCAGCCACCATATACGCTTGCGGTACACCACGTTGAATCATTTTACCAATGAAGGGCATCATAAGTCCGGTAGTAATAGAACTTGGAATCAACAGCAAACCCGCATCCAAAGCACTCCAACCTAACACTGATTGTGTGTAAATAGGTATAATAAATGTAGAACCATACAATCCGAAACCTAGTATAAAACACATGATGGTTCCTATTCTTAAGTTAGTATCTTTTAAAACTCTTAAATTTACGATAGGATGTTTATAGGTAAGTTCTCTCCAAATGAATAACAGTAATCCAAAAACTGAAATGACACTTAAGATTACAATTGTGCTATTGTTGAACCAATCGTCTTGTTGACCATGTTCTAAAATATATTGTAGAGATCCAATAAATGCGGTTAAAAGAAAGATTCCCCACCAATCGACTTGGCTGGCCTTTAGTTTGTCTCCATATTTAGGACTTTTTACAAAAGAGAGTGTTAGTAAAGTAGCGATAATCCCAATAGGAATGTTGATGTAGAAGATATAAGGCCATGAAAAATGATCTACAATATAACCTCCCAAAGGCGGTCCAAGTGTTGGTCCTACAATAACTCCCATTCCGTAAATAGCTTGCGCCATTCCCCTTTTGGCAACTGGATAACTTTCGGTAATTATGGTTTGTGCAGTTACTAATAAAGCGCCACCGCCTAATCCTTGAATAAACCTAAAAGCAACTAATTCCCAAATATTATTGGCATTGCCACACAAAAAGGAAGCGACGGTAAAAATAATAATAGAAACCGCAAAATAATTCCGACGTCCAAATTGTTGTGACAACCAGCTCGTCATAGGAATCACAATCACATTTGCAATAGCATAAGCCGTAATTACCCATGCCACATCAGTAAGAGAAGCACCTAGGCTGCCTCGCATATTGTTTAAAGCTACATTTACAATTGTAGTATCTACAATTTCAAGCATAGCACAAAGAACGGCTGTAATGGTAATTATGACTCTCCTAAAGCCATATTCTACTAAATCATCTTCTCCTGTTTGTACCATTTTATACTAAAGTGTAAACTATCATTTTCTTAAAAGTATTGCCGTTTTTGCCATTTTGGAAATCACCAAAAGGGTGAATTTATTTTAAATGTACATCTACATCCACATTCATTCCCGGGCGGAGTAATTTTATTTTTTCAGGATCATTAGAGGTGTTCAAACTTATTTTAACGGGCAATCTTTGGATTGTTTTCACAAAGTTTCCTGTAGCATTATCAGGAGGAAGTAATGAAAAACGAGATCCAGTAGCAGGTGAAAACGAAGTGATAGCGCCTTCAAAATTATATCCAGGATAGGCATCTACTTTTACGGTAACTTTTTGACCAATAACCATTTTGTTCAACTGTGTCTCTTTGAAATTGGCAATTACCCAAGCTTCTTTGTTATTGATAATGTAAAATAATGATTGTCCCGGTTGCACTAGTTGTCCTGGTTGGATGTCAATTTTTGAAACCTGACCGTCAATTGCAGCAGTGATGGCAGTGTAGGTTAAATTCAATTTTGCCGCATCAAGTAATGCTTTGGCTCTTTTGATATTAGCAGCCGCAACTTCGGTTTGTTTGTCTGAAACTTTAGATTTTGCTATGATAACTGATTTTTGAAAAGCAGTTGCTCTTTGTTGCTGTTGCAAAACGCGTACTTGGCTTTCTGCTTCCAGTTTGGCAGCCAAGGCTTGCTCATATTGTTGTTTTGTAATCGAATGGCTTTTGTACAAATTGTTATACCTGTTGTAATCACTTGTTACACGGCCCAATCTAATTTTTGCTGATTCGATATTTCCACCTGCTGATTGCACATTAGCATCAGATACGGAAATATTTGCTAAAGCACTTCCAATATCAGCTTTAGAAACTTCAAAACTACCTTCAGCGCCAATCATTGCCGCATTTGCTTCTTCAATTTTTAGTTGGTAATCTCTTTTGTCAATGGTAAAAAGCGTGTCGCCTTTCTTTACAAAATCATTGTCTTTGATATACACTTTATCCACATATCCAGAAACTCTTGGGATAATAGGATTCATGTTTTTCTCAATTTGTGCATCGTCTGTTTCTTCGTGAGCTAAGGAATGCATGTATTTATAAGTTCCGTACGTTCCACCTAAAACTACCAAAGCTACTAGGATAATGATAAATTTTTTATTTGTTTTTTTCTTTTCCATGGTAGGTATGATTAGTTTTTTGAAATAGTGAAGGTTTGTGATAATTGCCCCGTTACCGATAGTAACTCGTAATATTTTTGAATGGTATTGGCTCTGGCCAATGCATTATTGATTTTTGAACTGAGTTGCTCAACATCAGCTTCCAGAAGATCATTGGTGTCTGAAAGTCCATTGTCATATTTATCCTTTATAATGCGATAATTCTCCGAAGATTGTTCTACCGCTTGACCATAAACGACGTTTTGTTTCAATGCTAAGTCATAATCTTCAATTGCTTTTTGAACCTGGACTTTGATATAATCCGTTAGTATTGCTTCAGCATTTTGTGTTTCCTGAAATTTATTTTCAGCCAGCTTTACTAAAGTTCCATTTTTAAGAATAGCGCTTAAGTCATAAGATATTCCAACTCCAATATTCATTGCATTTTGCACAGCAATCACATTGCTTAAGTCTAATGTTGTATATCCGCCAATGATTGCAATTGCTGGATAGTATGAACCTCTTGCTATTTTGATATTAGCTTCGCTTGCTTTTTCTTGGAATCTAATGGCTTGTAGATCTTTACGATTCTCTAATGCCGGTAATTCACTTGTTGGGATATTTGTCATTTGAAAATCAGCAAAATCACTTTCACGAATCTCCAACTTGGTATCTGGATTTAATTTTAAAAGCGTAACCAAATAAAAGTTGATAATTTTCAAGTTATTATTTGTTTCGTCTAATGAAAGTTGAATTTTTGAGACTTGTAATTGTGATTTTAAAAGGTCGTTTTTAGGAATAATTCCGTTTTTTTCGAGCTCAATAAAATCATTTACTCGTTGTTGTGCACTTTTTTGATTTTCCTTAAGCAGTTCAATAGTTTTTTGAGCTTTGTATAAACCCGCATAATATTCAATGACGCGTAACGCAATTTCTTCTTTGGTTTGTGATGCTGTTGCCATTTCAGCTTCATAAAGATTTTCGTAAGCTTTGATGCTGTTTTGGATTTTGAAACCAGAGAATACAGGAACGCTAGCATTCAGCTGTCCAATCATCAATTGATTGACTATAGGAAGTGGTTCTTGTGTGCCAGAATTGCTTTGATTTATTTTGAAATCTACGGAGGCATTTGCCAATCTTTGGTACTGACCTGAAAGTTTCAAATCAGGATATTGATTGTTCTTTGTAGATTGTAGCTCGTACTTTTTAGTTTTCACTTTGGTGTTGGCCAAGGTAACTTCATTACTTTTGGTCCAAGCCAAATTAATGGCTTCATTCAATGTTAAACTTGTTTTTTCTTGTGCCGTTACGGATGAAATTCCAATAAGGAAAATTCCAAAGAGCATAAATGGACTAACTTTCATATATTAGAAGTGCTTTTATAGTTTGTTGAATGTGCTTTGTCAAATTGGTTTTGATGTAATTGTTATATAAATCCTCGGTTTTAAGATTTAATAAATTTTCGAAGAAAGGCTTGTTCATATGAAAATGAAAAAAAGTTCCCAAAATCGTAGGAGTGATCAGCGGAATAATAACATCTTTTCTAAAAATGCCTTTTTTCTGTCCTTCCTCAATAATGGATTCAAGGGATTTTAAATTTCCTTTTTTTAATTCGGAAAAAGCCTGAAGATTTTGTTCTCTTTTTTTAGAAGTAAATTCGAAGTGTAAAATTCTATAAATTCCTCTGTTGCTATTGATTCTATTGATGTAGAGTTCAATCAGTTTATTGATTTTGTCAATAGGTTCTAAATCTTCTTGCAATAAATTTTCCAATTGATTTTTAAGATCCGAAGTTCTGTAAACAATAAGCGATTCCAGTAAACGTTCTTTGGAGCCAAAGTAATACGAAACCATGGCAATATTTATTTTTGCTACTTTTGCAATGTTTCTAATAGAAGTACCATCAAATCCTTTCTCAGCAAAAAGTGTTTCTGCTACTTCGAGAATTTGAATTTGTTTGTCGTTAAAATTACTCTTCAATGGAATTTAATTTTTTTCAAAAACAAAACTAAACAAGTGTTTAATTTAAACAACCGTTTAGTTTTTGTTTAACATAATTTTAACATTTTAAATTAAACCAAAATAAAGTTTATAACAACACAAATCTTCTTCTGAAATTGTGAATATCTATTTTTGGAATACTGCTTTTTTTTAATCCGAAAATCTATCTTTGAAATCCTTAAAAAAAAAGAAATGAGCACAATTTGGTACGAATGCAAAGTAAAATATAGAAAAACGGATGAAACTGGCGCACAAAAGATTACGACAGAACCGTACTTGGTAGACGCGTTATCGTATACTGAGGCAGAAAGCAGAATTACCGAAGAGATGTCGGCGTATATTAGTGAAGAATTTAAAATCACGAATATAAAAATGGCAAATTATGCTGAGATTCATCCTTTTGAAAATGCAGACCGTTGGTTTAGATCCAAAGTTTCCTTATTGGCGTATGATGAAGAAAGCGGTAAAGAACGCAAGACCAATATGTATTTATTAGTGCAGGCTAATGATGTAAAAGAAGCTTATGATAACACCACTAGTGTAATGAAAGGTACGATGGGCGACTATACTATTCCTGCCATTTCAGAATCTCCTATTATGGATGTTTTTCCTTATTTCAGTGGGGAAGAAGGTGAACTGGAACAATTAGAACGGTTCAATGCGCTCAAAGGTTCTAAATCGGAAGCAACAGTAGAAATGGTAGACCACATGGAATTTGAAACGGTTCCTGAAGAAGAAGCTATTGTTTAAGATTGTTTAAAAAAAATCACCGCAAATTCGCAAAGTATCGAAACAATTGTTGGCTGTTTTTATTTGCGAATTTGCGGTTTTTTAATGGTAATACAGAGTTTTTGTAATTTTAATCAGTCTTGTTTAGCTAATACTTTCTCGTAAGCTTTTCTAGGACTTCCTCTAAAATAAACTTCCCCACAATAGGTATAACCTAAAGTTTCAAAAATTTTCATCATAGGTAAGTTGTCAAAATTGGTATCTGCTTTTATGCTGTAGATGTTGTTGCTTACCGCAAATTCTTCTATATATTTGAGAATCAGTTTAGCCAAGCCTTTACCCAAATAGTTTTCAGCAATAGCAACGCGGTGCAGTACTACGAAATTACCATTCGTTAACCAGTTTCCTTCAATTGTAGCATAAGCAGGTTCGTCATTGATAAGTACCGCACTATAACCGATGATAGTTTCTCCGTCTGCCAAAACAAATCCTGCTCCTTTTTCAATATCTTTCTGAATAACTTCCGGATTAGGATAACCATCTTGCCATTGATTACTGCCATCTTCTTTTCGGCGTTGAATCGCTTGTTGTAAAATTTCCCAAATCGGAGCTATTTCAGATAGTTCCGCTTTTCTAAAGTGATAATTCATTATTGTAATTTGTGTTTTTAGTAAATGATGCTGTGCTAAAAGTACAAAACAACTTTATACTTTGTATGATCTGAATTGTAGCATGCATTTGTTTTTTAGAAGAATAGGTTGCGAAGCGGGCAGTGCTTTATTTTGATTTTTTAGATTTCTTAATGCTCAACGCTTTCTGTTTTATCCATTGAATTGAAATGTCAAAAGGTGTTGTGTCACTGTCGGATACTGTATTGTGTCCTAATGTTGAAAATAAACTATATTCAAAAGGTTTGCCTTGTCCTTTTAATGTATTTAATTGCTCGATACATAACTTCACTGGAATCTGAATATCCTTCTCTCCAAAAAGCCAAAGTCCAGGAATGGAAATTGTATTCAAAGAAATTTTTGGATCAGTCGCCACGAATTGGTACTTGTCTGGGTCATTTTTTGTGTGTTCAAAGGCATCTGCATCGGTATGATTTTCCCAAAAATTAGTATTTCCGTTTGTGTAAAACTGAAATCGAAGTTGTTCTAAAGTTGTTATCGTAGGACAACTAAATAAAACCATAAATTCTATTAGTGGGTTTTTGTTTGCTGTAATTGGAATTATCCATCCCGCTTGACTAAAGCCAACTAACCCAATTGGTATTTTTTTGTTTTTCAAAAAGGTTCGAAATGTTTGTACTGCCTCATTGGTGTCGCTAGCTAATAAATTAAGATTAGTAGTATCAATATTGTTAGTACCAACAGAAGGTCCAACATAAATACCACCAGATTCCCCAACGCCACGTTTGTCATAGGTTAATACAGCAATACCTTCTTTCGCAAGACGTTTTGCGAATTCCATTTCTCTTTTTACGGGGTCAGAACCGTGAACAATTACAACTGCTGCAACTGGATTTTTAGGTTTTACAATTGAACCTGCAAGAGTTATGCCTTGACTGTCAAACGTTACATTTTGAATAGTAAAGTCATTTGATTGAGAAAAGACCATTTTTGGTAAAAGTAGTATTGATAACCAAAAAAATAAGTTAGAAAAAAAGGTATTGTTCATTTTAGTTTAATTTTAGTAAACTTATTTTAGGACAACGATTCCGTAGCGTTGCCTTCAACAAAGTCAGAGACTTTATGGTGTTTTAGTTTCTCAATCAAGTTCTTAAAATTGCGCAAAGTCAGAGACATTTGCGCAGTTAACGAGAAATTTATTTTTAAAAGAACACTTTGCGCAGCGGGTTTTAATACAAATAAATTAACTTAAGAGAAAGAGGTTATTAGACAGTTTGACGTTTCGCAGCTTTGAGGTGGCTGGAAGTTCGTAACCGCTCAATTTTCGGCTTAACGAAAACTTGATGCGAAACGATAATTCCACTAAATTCCAGCTAGCTCAAAATGGCTGTTAGCCTACGTATTTTTCACGATATCCAAGTATCTTCCATTTTTTCGATTATCCACTTTTCGTTGCTTTCCATAATGTAAATTCGGTATCCTCTTCCGCATGTTCCACAATAACTAAAACTGGCTTCTACAACACCACTTTTTTTACTGTTATCAAATTTTATTCTTGAAATTTCAAGAATACCCGAAAATATAAAATTATATTTTTGGTCATATAATAAAACTCTGTCTTGTAATAGTAGAATTTCCGCTTTTGGAAATTCAGCTATATTTTTTATTTTAAATTTTCTATTTAAATCAATATTTGAATATTCAAATTTAAAATCAGTGTAATTAGAATTTAATAATTTTCTATCGCTATTAAGAGTTCCTTCTCCATAACTTAAAGTGTAATTAGAATCTAATAATTTTATATTTCTATTAATTCTTCTTTCTCCATAATTTAATAAGTATGGATCAAAGCCAATTATTATTCTTGAAGTGTCTTTATCAACTCTATTTTGCTCATTTTTCCAATTATGATAATTGATTCTTTCTTTGTCTGTGGCTTTTAAAGTGTCAACTTTTATTATGTTTCCATTACTCCAAGTTTCTATTCCAAATTTCGGTGGAGGAACCATTTTTCTTCTGTCAACACAAATTGAATCTACTATTATGGGAAAGATTTCTGTTAATACATTTTTTTCAAAAGAAGCTTCATCTACGTTCTTTTCATATTTCTTTTCACAACTTGTAAAAAGAATTAAAAATGATAATAAAAATGTTGTTTTTAGCAGTTTTTTCATAATATGTAGGCTAACGTTCCCGCGCTTGGCGAGGTTGCGAGCTACGGAACCGATTATTTTCTGTTAAAGATAAAATTTCTTGCGAAACGTAAACATGAATTTACCACAAAATTCGCAATCTTGCCAAACGCCTGTTAGCCGATGTTTATGATTTTTTCAAAAACTTCAATAGTATCGAGATGTACAAACGGATAGCACTTTGCCGAAATAACACTTAAATTCTTTTGTAATTCACCTTCATTCCTATATTTTTCTAATGCCGGAAATACTGTCTTTAATTTGGACTCCAAATCGTGTCCTTGAAATTCGAGATACCAGATTGGAATCGAAAAATCAATACCATTGAGGAATTTTACAGTTCTTTTAGTACTTTTTAATTCTTCAGACATTGGAAATTTGCTATAGAACTTTTCAAAAAACCATTCAATTGCAATTTCAGCTAAGTTTTTTTCATTCCCCAACTGATATTGATTGTAAGATTCATCTAAACCAATTTCACTGTGAATATTATGAGCTTTCAATTCCATTAATTGCACAACTAAATAAATTGGATCATAAACATAGTTTTCAATACTATATCGAATATTCTCGCCATGAACTTTTATATAATCATTATCCCTATTTGTTTTGTCCCAATCAATTATGCCAAAAAATGATTTATTTTCAGATTTTCTAATTGCTTCAACAGTTTCGATAACTTGAGAACTACTGCCTTTTCCGTACCCGTTAGAAATAAAATACAGTTTGAAAGGATATTGATTATGTTGATATCTTTTGTCAAAAAGTATTTGATAATAAAACCTATCGGTTGGACTTTCTACAAAAATCTGTTTGTGATTTTTATAATCAATATTCAATGTTGGGATGAAACTTGTAAGGATTTTTAAAGCATCATCTTTAGATATTTTTGTTAATGATGTATGTTTACCATTTGAAATTTGATAGATATTGTTTTCATTTAACAAGGCTATAGTTGACGGGCTATGTGTTGTAAAGATTACTTTTATACCAAAATTTGAAACAAATGTATTTTCTAATACATTAATCAAAAGATTTGACATTTCTGGATGTAAATGAGCATCAGGTTCATCTAACAAAATCAGGTCTGGAAAATTTAAATTTTCTCCATAATATTCAGAAGTAAAGAGTTTCAGTATTAAGCCAATAATTACTTTTTCTCCTGAAGATAAATCATTAAATGGAATTTCTTCAGAAGTTGTTTTTTTTAAAAGTTTGAAATCTATCGTAATATCTGTGCTAAACTCTTTTTTTTCTACTCCTTTGAAACAAAAATCTAAGTTATTAGATTCTAAAATACTATTAATAATTTCCCAAGGAGGTATAAATTTCTGAACAAAATCGGCATCAGCTACTGAGTCATTTTCTTCTCCATCTTCTTTTTTAAAAAACCAATTTTTACGATTTATATCTCTTCTTTTTGCATAATTATAGAATATGTATTCTACTTGAGAACTGAATAGTTCGTTTTCATCTATTAAATTTTCATCGATTGGAGAATTGTAAAAATCTAATTCTGTTAGTGTTTCGATAGTCTTTCCAGTTTTTTCACTAAGATGTGTTATGAAATGGAAAAGTTTATCAGTAGTTCCTTTTTTATATATCTTTCGTAAAACGTTGGTCTCGTCTATCTTTCTTAACTCTTTTACGGTTTCTATATTTTGATTCAGCACTTCTGAAATGTTTATTTTCAAAAGTGCCAAATATTCAGGTTCTTTTGATATAATTTGACCAACAATTGAACCTATATTTTTGCCTTGCAAATTTTCATCAATAATGTATTTTAGTAATTTAATGTTATTTTCGGTTAACTTTTTAAATTCATCGAAAAGCTTCTTGACTACTGATTTCCATTCATCATATGAAATATTTCTAAGATTATCTTTTATTATTCCTTCGAATTGAATATTTTGTACTTCAGGTGAAATAGTTAACCTAGTACTAGCGACTTCAGGTACTTTTTTGAATTTATTAAATATTAAATTTAAAAGTTGAGATTTTCCACTTCCGTTTTTACCAGTTATAACTGTTAGTGAATCTAATTCATCACTTTCAAAAGGGTGTAGGGATTTATATTTGTCTAGTAATGTTATTTTCATTTTTTTATTAAGATGATGTTTCTATAAATATTGGTTAACTTGTATATATGCGCTACTCAGTAGCGCTTATCTACCCAATTATGGATGGCTTTACGCTATTCGATAGCGTTTTTGTGATTCTCAAATATATTAAAATTTTCTTACAAATTATCAAATAGACTTTTATTCCATTTTAAAACATAAAAAAAGCGTTTACTCTCTTTTTAAATTGAGAGGAAACGCTAGTTTACTTTTATGATGAAAATAATTTTATCGAATCGCTTTTAAGAACTCTTCAATTTTTCCTGTTCCGTTTTCGGTAAGATGCTGAATGAATGCACTGCCTATAATCGCTCCTTTGGCAAATTGTGTTGCTTGGTTGAAGGTTTCTTTGTTGTTGATTCCAAAACCAATTACTTGAGGATTTTTTAGATTCATGTCTGCAATACGCTTGAAATAGTCTTCCTGAGCGCTTCCAAAACCAGTTTGCGATCCAGTAACACTTGCCGAACTTACCATATAAATAAATCCATCAGATACACTGTCAATAAAATGGATGCGCTCGTCAGCAGTTTGTGGTGTAATCAAGAAGATGTTTTTTAATCCGTATTTTTCAAAAGTAGCTTTGTATTCGTCCGCATATACATCCACAGGAAGATCTGGAATAATGAGTCCATCGATACCAATTTCGGCACATTTCTGACAGAAATTCTCAATTCCGTATTGCAACATAGGGTTGAAATAACCCATAATCACTAAAGGAATTGATACTGTTTTTCGAATGTCCTTTAATTGATCAAACAAAACTTGTGTTGTCATTCCGTTATGCAATGCTTGCGTGGAACT
Proteins encoded:
- a CDS encoding GNAT family N-acetyltransferase; amino-acid sequence: MNPIEIKKVTISHLEEIQKISIQTFKETFASVNTPENIANYLEESFNTEQLTGELNNANSEFYIAYLEAEVVGYLKINFSDAQTETISENALELQRIYVLQNFHGKNIGQLLLDQVKKIAKDTGVDFIWLGVWEENHRALHFYTKNGFVVFDKHDFIMGNDKQTDLLMQLIL
- the yaaA gene encoding peroxide stress protein YaaA; protein product: MKIVISPAKSLNFDKELPTQLHTEPLFLKESRQVHKVLKEKKPADLSDLMSISDKLADLNWKRNQDWKTPFTISNARPAIYTFDGDVYIGLDAYSIPEEKIPVLQDRLRILSGLYGLLKPLDLIQAYRLEMGTKLPIGESKNLYEFWKPTVTKELNKELKKGELFVNLASTEYFSAIDVKSLKVPVITPEFKDYKNGKLKIISFFAKKARGMMVRYIIDTNAETIEDLKGFNYDGYQFDATLSKGNHLVFTR
- a CDS encoding DHA2 family efflux MFS transporter permease subunit, translating into MVQTGEDDLVEYGFRRVIITITAVLCAMLEIVDTTIVNVALNNMRGSLGASLTDVAWVITAYAIANVIVIPMTSWLSQQFGRRNYFAVSIIIFTVASFLCGNANNIWELVAFRFIQGLGGGALLVTAQTIITESYPVAKRGMAQAIYGMGVIVGPTLGPPLGGYIVDHFSWPYIFYINIPIGIIATLLTLSFVKSPKYGDKLKASQVDWWGIFLLTAFIGSLQYILEHGQQDDWFNNSTIVILSVISVFGLLLFIWRELTYKHPIVNLRVLKDTNLRIGTIMCFILGFGLYGSTFIIPIYTQSVLGWSALDAGLLLIPSSITTGLMMPFIGKMIQRGVPQAYMVAAGFLLFFFFTYWMQQVITPDSGEEHLYWPLILRGIGLGLLFVPISTLSLSTLKGKSIGEGAAFTGMMRQLGGSFGIAIITTFIARFNQEHRVNLISHLNTTSFEVQKTVQQLKMGFMSKGYTENEALAKAYKAIEYKVMVQSSVLSYIDIFLYLGALFLFCIPFILLIKKGKNKINPADAMH
- a CDS encoding HlyD family secretion protein, whose amino-acid sequence is MEKKKTNKKFIIILVALVVLGGTYGTYKYMHSLAHEETDDAQIEKNMNPIIPRVSGYVDKVYIKDNDFVKKGDTLFTIDKRDYQLKIEEANAAMIGAEGSFEVSKADIGSALANISVSDANVQSAGGNIESAKIRLGRVTSDYNRYNNLYKSHSITKQQYEQALAAKLEAESQVRVLQQQQRATAFQKSVIIAKSKVSDKQTEVAAANIKRAKALLDAAKLNLTYTAITAAIDGQVSKIDIQPGQLVQPGQSLFYIINNKEAWVIANFKETQLNKMVIGQKVTVKVDAYPGYNFEGAITSFSPATGSRFSLLPPDNATGNFVKTIQRLPVKISLNTSNDPEKIKLLRPGMNVDVDVHLK
- a CDS encoding TolC family protein, whose product is MKVSPFMLFGIFLIGISSVTAQEKTSLTLNEAINLAWTKSNEVTLANTKVKTKKYELQSTKNNQYPDLKLSGQYQRLANASVDFKINQSNSGTQEPLPIVNQLMIGQLNASVPVFSGFKIQNSIKAYENLYEAEMATASQTKEEIALRVIEYYAGLYKAQKTIELLKENQKSAQQRVNDFIELEKNGIIPKNDLLKSQLQVSKIQLSLDETNNNLKIINFYLVTLLKLNPDTKLEIRESDFADFQMTNIPTSELPALENRKDLQAIRFQEKASEANIKIARGSYYPAIAIIGGYTTLDLSNVIAVQNAMNIGVGISYDLSAILKNGTLVKLAENKFQETQNAEAILTDYIKVQVQKAIEDYDLALKQNVVYGQAVEQSSENYRIIKDKYDNGLSDTNDLLEADVEQLSSKINNALARANTIQKYYELLSVTGQLSQTFTISKN
- a CDS encoding TetR/AcrR family transcriptional regulator, with the protein product MKSNFNDKQIQILEVAETLFAEKGFDGTSIRNIAKVAKINIAMVSYYFGSKERLLESLIVYRTSDLKNQLENLLQEDLEPIDKINKLIELYINRINSNRGIYRILHFEFTSKKREQNLQAFSELKKGNLKSLESIIEEGQKKGIFRKDVIIPLITPTILGTFFHFHMNKPFFENLLNLKTEDLYNNYIKTNLTKHIQQTIKALLIYES
- a CDS encoding DUF4494 domain-containing protein, coding for MSTIWYECKVKYRKTDETGAQKITTEPYLVDALSYTEAESRITEEMSAYISEEFKITNIKMANYAEIHPFENADRWFRSKVSLLAYDEESGKERKTNMYLLVQANDVKEAYDNTTSVMKGTMGDYTIPAISESPIMDVFPYFSGEEGELEQLERFNALKGSKSEATVEMVDHMEFETVPEEEAIV
- a CDS encoding GNAT family N-acetyltransferase, with translation MNYHFRKAELSEIAPIWEILQQAIQRRKEDGSNQWQDGYPNPEVIQKDIEKGAGFVLADGETIIGYSAVLINDEPAYATIEGNWLTNGNFVVLHRVAIAENYLGKGLAKLILKYIEEFAVSNNIYSIKADTNFDNLPMMKIFETLGYTYCGEVYFRGSPRKAYEKVLAKQD